A window from Hydrogenobacter hydrogenophilus encodes these proteins:
- the leuS gene encoding leucine--tRNA ligase, translated as MYDPQKIEEKWQKVWEDMGLFKVSEGGEKAYVLEMFPYPSGRIHMGHVRNYTIGDVLARFLRFKGYNVLHPMGWDAFGLPAENAAIKQGVHPADWTYENISYMKKQLKRLGFSYDWDREIATCDPEYYRWNQWLFLKFYEKGLAYRKLAEVNWCPNDQTVLANEQVIDGRCWRCSTPVIRKEVPSWYLKITAYADRLLEDLKLLEGKWPERVISQQRNWIGRSEGALIKFYVDDIPIEIFTTRPDTVFGATFLVLAPEHPLTLELAKRGGKLQEVMSFVQKIKSIPVKERGKEEEKEGVFLGVYATNPANGEKLPVWSANYVLYEYGTGAIMAVPAHDQRDYEFALKYQLPVKYVVRPSEGDFSKGKAYEGEGILIDSGPFSGMPSQEAKKSITSWLKEKGHADFKITYRLKDWNISRQRYWGTPIPIIYCDRCGTVPVPEEDLPVLLPKNVSITGYGNPLESVEEFVNTTCPKCKGPAKRETDTMDTFFDSSWYFLRYCDPKNDKEVFQREKVEFWMPVDFYIGGIEHAVLHLLYARFFQKFLYDLGLVKDKEPFLRLITQGMVLKRWVSIESYLSHLGLTQEDDLEELLRRLW; from the coding sequence ATGTATGACCCACAGAAGATAGAGGAAAAGTGGCAAAAAGTTTGGGAAGATATGGGTCTTTTTAAGGTCAGCGAGGGAGGGGAGAAGGCTTATGTTCTTGAGATGTTCCCTTACCCTTCTGGAAGGATACACATGGGGCATGTGAGAAACTACACCATCGGAGACGTTTTGGCAAGGTTTCTGAGGTTCAAAGGCTACAATGTACTTCATCCTATGGGGTGGGATGCTTTCGGATTACCTGCGGAGAACGCAGCGATAAAGCAAGGAGTGCATCCCGCAGATTGGACCTATGAAAACATAAGCTATATGAAAAAACAACTAAAAAGATTAGGTTTTTCTTACGATTGGGACAGGGAGATAGCTACCTGTGATCCTGAGTACTACCGCTGGAACCAGTGGTTATTCCTGAAGTTTTACGAAAAAGGTCTGGCATACAGAAAGCTCGCAGAGGTAAACTGGTGTCCTAACGACCAGACGGTGCTTGCCAACGAGCAGGTAATAGACGGAAGGTGCTGGAGGTGTTCAACTCCTGTGATAAGAAAAGAGGTGCCCTCTTGGTATCTAAAGATCACCGCTTACGCTGACAGACTCCTTGAGGACCTAAAGCTACTGGAAGGCAAATGGCCCGAAAGGGTCATATCCCAGCAGAGAAACTGGATAGGCAGGTCCGAAGGTGCCCTTATAAAGTTTTATGTGGATGACATTCCTATAGAAATATTCACTACAAGGCCTGATACTGTGTTTGGTGCTACCTTCTTGGTACTTGCACCCGAGCATCCTCTCACTTTGGAGCTTGCCAAAAGGGGAGGGAAACTACAAGAAGTTATGAGCTTTGTCCAAAAAATAAAGTCTATTCCTGTCAAAGAGAGAGGAAAAGAGGAAGAAAAGGAAGGGGTGTTTTTGGGAGTGTATGCAACAAATCCCGCAAATGGAGAGAAATTGCCCGTATGGAGTGCCAATTATGTGCTTTATGAGTACGGGACAGGTGCCATCATGGCTGTGCCTGCTCACGACCAAAGGGATTACGAGTTTGCACTTAAATACCAACTGCCTGTAAAGTATGTGGTAAGACCTTCAGAGGGAGATTTTTCAAAAGGTAAAGCTTACGAAGGGGAAGGTATTTTAATAGACTCGGGACCATTTAGCGGTATGCCTTCCCAAGAAGCAAAAAAGTCCATAACCTCGTGGCTAAAAGAAAAAGGTCATGCGGACTTCAAGATAACCTATAGACTCAAAGACTGGAACATATCAAGACAAAGATACTGGGGCACACCTATACCCATAATTTACTGTGATAGGTGCGGTACTGTGCCAGTGCCAGAGGAAGACCTTCCCGTTTTACTACCAAAAAATGTAAGCATCACGGGATATGGGAATCCATTAGAAAGCGTTGAGGAATTTGTAAATACCACATGTCCCAAATGCAAAGGTCCAGCAAAACGAGAAACAGATACCATGGACACCTTTTTTGACTCCTCTTGGTACTTTCTCAGATACTGTGATCCGAAAAACGATAAAGAGGTTTTTCAAAGGGAAAAAGTGGAGTTTTGGATGCCTGTTGATTTCTACATAGGGGGCATAGAGCATGCGGTTTTGCACCTCCTTTATGCGCGCTTCTTCCAAAAGTTTCTCTATGACCTTGGGTTGGTAAAAGACAAAGAACCCTTTTTAC
- the dnaK gene encoding molecular chaperone DnaK, whose protein sequence is MAEKILGIDLGTTNSVVAVMMGDEPVVIANQEGSRLTPSVVSWTKEKEILVGEPAKRRAILDPENTIYESKRFIGRKFEEVKEEAKRVSYKVVPDEKGDASFDVPNAGRLVRPEEVGAHILKKLKEAAEAYLGEKITKAVITVPAYFNERQRQATKDAGKIAGLEVVRILNEPTAAALAYGLDKKENVRILVYDFGGGTFDVSILEGGEGVIEVKATAGDTHLGGANIDERIMEWLIEEFKKDTGIDLRKDRTALQRLKEASEQAKKELSFKLETEINLPFITIDPSTNQPLHLQKTLTRARLEEMIKDLVNRTMDIVKRALEDAKLRPQDIDEVVLVGGSTRIPLVQQKIKEFFGKEPHKGVNPDEVVAVGAAIQAGVLSGEVKEILLVDVTPLSLGVETYGGVMTVLIPRNTPIPYRKCETFTTASDYQTEVEIHVLQGERPLAKDNKSLGKFYLTGIPPAPRGVPKIEVCFDIDVDGILHVTAKDLGTGKEQSIRVQASSGLTQEEIERMIKEAQLHEEEDRKKKELVEAKNQLDQYVYNLEKVLKENRDKLSADLVSEVEKTIEEAKRVMTSAQDIQEVRSAIEKVLNASAQIGSKIYEQAGQKSSGEGGDVIEGKPL, encoded by the coding sequence ATGGCTGAGAAGATACTGGGTATTGACTTGGGAACTACTAACTCGGTAGTGGCGGTTATGATGGGTGATGAGCCTGTAGTAATAGCCAATCAGGAGGGTTCAAGGCTCACACCTTCTGTAGTTTCTTGGACTAAGGAAAAAGAAATACTTGTTGGAGAACCTGCCAAAAGACGTGCCATACTTGATCCAGAAAACACCATATATGAATCCAAAAGATTCATAGGTAGAAAGTTTGAGGAAGTAAAGGAAGAAGCCAAAAGGGTGTCCTACAAAGTGGTGCCTGACGAAAAAGGAGACGCAAGCTTTGATGTTCCCAATGCGGGTAGGCTTGTAAGACCAGAGGAGGTGGGAGCGCACATTCTTAAAAAGCTCAAAGAAGCTGCAGAGGCATACTTAGGGGAGAAGATCACAAAAGCGGTTATTACAGTGCCCGCTTACTTCAACGAAAGGCAAAGGCAGGCTACAAAGGATGCGGGAAAGATAGCAGGTCTTGAGGTAGTAAGAATCCTAAACGAACCAACCGCTGCAGCTCTCGCTTACGGACTGGATAAGAAGGAAAATGTCAGGATCCTCGTGTACGACTTTGGTGGTGGAACTTTTGACGTGTCCATATTAGAAGGTGGGGAAGGTGTGATAGAGGTAAAGGCTACCGCTGGAGACACACACTTGGGTGGTGCTAACATAGACGAGCGCATAATGGAGTGGCTCATAGAAGAGTTCAAAAAAGACACAGGCATAGATCTGCGCAAAGACAGAACCGCATTACAGAGACTAAAAGAAGCATCAGAACAAGCTAAAAAGGAACTGTCTTTTAAGTTAGAAACTGAGATAAACCTACCCTTTATAACCATAGACCCCTCTACCAACCAACCCTTGCATCTTCAAAAGACACTCACAAGGGCAAGACTTGAAGAGATGATAAAGGATCTGGTAAACAGAACTATGGACATAGTAAAAAGAGCTCTTGAAGATGCCAAGCTAAGACCACAGGACATAGATGAGGTGGTGCTTGTGGGTGGTTCTACCAGAATACCGTTAGTTCAGCAAAAGATAAAGGAATTTTTCGGAAAAGAACCTCATAAAGGCGTAAACCCAGACGAGGTGGTTGCAGTAGGTGCAGCCATACAGGCAGGAGTCCTTTCAGGAGAAGTAAAGGAGATACTGCTGGTAGATGTAACACCTCTCTCTCTTGGAGTAGAAACTTACGGTGGTGTTATGACGGTGCTTATTCCCAGAAATACACCCATACCCTACAGAAAGTGTGAGACCTTTACCACCGCCTCAGACTATCAGACGGAGGTAGAAATACACGTGCTTCAGGGTGAAAGACCTTTGGCAAAGGACAACAAGTCCTTGGGTAAGTTTTACCTTACGGGTATACCACCAGCTCCACGTGGAGTGCCCAAGATAGAAGTTTGCTTTGATATAGATGTGGACGGTATCCTCCATGTAACTGCCAAAGATTTAGGGACAGGAAAAGAGCAGTCCATAAGGGTGCAGGCTTCCTCAGGTTTGACCCAAGAAGAGATAGAGAGGATGATAAAAGAGGCACAGCTTCACGAAGAGGAAGACAGGAAGAAAAAGGAGCTTGTGGAAGCCAAAAACCAGCTTGATCAGTACGTGTACAATCTTGAGAAGGTGTTAAAGGAAAACAGGGATAAGCTTTCTGCAGACCTTGTGTCTGAAGTGGAAAAGACCATAGAGGAAGCCAAAAGGGTGATGACTTCAGCTCAAGATATTCAGGAAGTCAGAAGCGCCATAGAAAAGGTGCTGAACGCTTCCGCCCAAATAGGAAGCAAGATATACGAACAAGCAGGTCAAAAGAGCAGTGGAGAAGGTGGTGATGTGATAGAGGGTAAACCACTATAA